AGACTTTTTTGTTGAGGCTTATAGCGtgtactactactagtactagtGTATTTAAAAGAATAGTGGATCCTGTCTGTTACGACAGCCTAAGGCCGTAAGGGACTGCCCAAAAGTtgttgttatagacaggttttcACTATGAAAAggtgatatatatataacttATAAGGGGAAAAAATCATGTGGATCCTTTGTACAAGTTTGATGTGATCAGGTttggcaggtggttgttattgataagaggtggtcgcaagggcaggttgAACTGTAGTGGAGAAATTGGGTGATGAGGAGTTTTTGGTGACTACCTACATTTTAAATACATTTGTGTGATGTCTTTAGAATTTATGACCTCTATTGTttaaattttgagactgctgtacTTGCCAGACTGGAAAATAATGAGGTGATGTACTTGAGTCATGTAGGCATGGTTGACACTAAGCACAAGCTAAATTGTACATTCAGGCatattacttcttcttcttcttctgcgttcgtgggctgaaactcccacgtacactcatgttttttgcacgagtggaattttacgtgtatgaccgttttttaccccgccatttaggcagccatacgccgttttcggaggaagcatgctgggtattttcgtgtttctataatccatcgaactctgacatggattacaggatctttttcgtgcgcacttggtcttgtgcttgcgtgtacacacgggggtgttcggacaccgaggagagtctgcacacaaagttgactctgagaaataaatctctcgccgaacgtggggacgaactcacgctgacagctgccaactggatacaaatccagcgtgctaccgactgagctacatccccgccccggggCATATTACACTTACAGATGTCGATGATAGTATTAGTCATCAATTATCAAATctgtcttttctttctattACAGGTCTTGCCAAAATGAaagaggggggttccacttCAAAGAAAAGGAAAGCAGACAGCAATGGCACACTTGACAAATATGATCGTTGGAACATGTGAGCTGACCTTTAGTTTTATTTCCTGTATGCTAATAGGAGGAAAATGAAAGCAAACCTGTGTCGTCACTCTTAGTGCAAGACCATCTGCACTTGCTTTAatttaagattcatgctttatGATTGAATGACCCAGGCCCTACACATAATAGTACATTTCTTTGTGTTTTTAATGTCCAAATATGTTCTGAGGCAGCTTcgtgaatgtttttttcaagaaCAGTTGCAGCTTTAAATGTGTGAAGCGTGTGTTTATCTCCCTTTCATGTCTATAAGAAAATCAGGCTGGAGAAATAATGCTCGCATCCTTATtttttcaaataaaacaaatgtctGCCCAACAACAAGTTATTGGGTCccaagagagagaaacatgacAATCTGTGTGTACAGGAGAGGCCAGCAacattgctaaaaaaaaaataaaaaaataaaattaattttctGTATAGCTCGTTTTCAGAGGGTTTTCTTCATCTGTTTTCTAATCTGTATTAATTTAAATTGTTTAGTTTTAAATTCTGTTTGCAAATAGAAGGGGGTATGAGACATTTTTCtctttattatcattataattcCTTTTTTTAATGGCAGTGTGGGCGGCGTCAACATAGATGACCTTGACAGCGACTCTGGCTCAGAACACAGCGACAGTAATGAGGCCCGACCCGGCTCCAGCTCATCCAAACcttcacacacagtcacatcgTCATCTTCACAGTCCTCAGAGGGTGCTGCTTCAACCTCACCCACAGGAAAACACAGTAGTCCTGCTTCTTCTGCCACAGTCACGTCTTCAGCAGAATCTGCTGGAAAGGATGGAGGTTCTTCTCCTTCCAAGGTTGCAAAGCTGGAAGGTGATTCCTCAGTGTCCATGGGAGAAGGTGCTTCTAGCAGTTCCCCTGGGGCACAGGCAGAGGTGTCTTCTGTGAAGGGAGAAGGAGTAGGGGCATCTGCAAAAGGGAGCGAGTCGCAGAATGCTGTGTCCAATGGAGTTGTCCCTTCTTCTGGTGCTGAGGTTGGTTAATCTATTTGCTGAATGGAAATTGGAATGGAAGTCTTTATGTTTTTGTGCTGAAGTATTTAGTAAAGAGAAGGGTTAAGTTTTCGATTCCTTCAAATTTGAGTCTAGTTGAACGTACAGGCAACGTATCAGTCTACTGTACAGTGTGGATGAAATGAGCAGTGCATCTGTGTTTCAACTTTCACTCATAATTTTTATTCTCAATCTGTTTCGTCTCCTAATGTTGCTGCATAATGCCTGATTTACACAACTCTTTCGGAAAGAAGCATTAGCTGCCCTCTGTGTTGATGCATATTCTCAAATGAAACATGGTTTGTCTACTGTCTTGCTCTTCTCTTTACCAGAGTTACATGTATTTGCCAAAGCCCTTTCAAAGTAAGacactgttttgtgtgtgtgtggttaacCCAGGCGCATGTGTGAACCCTTTCACAGTGCTCTTAGCTAGTTTTCTGGCACCTCATTTAACAAGTGTTTAGTTCCTAACTTTCATACATTTTATGCCATGTGCCTGTTTAGcaaagttatttccctttaggTATGCACTGCAGATAGCAATTCTAACCTGTTTTCTCTCATTGCAGTGCACAGACCCAATCGACCTGGATGACTACACTAGCGCAGAAGAACTTCACTCTCTGGGCCTGGAACGCCTGAAGGCAGACCTCATGAGACGGGGCCTCAAATGCGGAGGAAACCTGCAGGAACGAGCTCTGAGACTGTTCTCTGTGAAAGGCTTAGCACCTGACAAGATTCCAGCCAAACTTCTGGCTAAAGGCAAGGGGCAGGGAAAGAGTAGTCAGAAGTGAAAATGAGAGGGGAGTAGCGGGCAGGTATTCAGGAACAAGCACAGCGACTGTTCTTTGTGAAAAGACTGACACCTGAAGAGACTCCCAGCCGTACTACTGGCTGAGGCAGTAAGAGACAGGGAAAGTGTGGTCAGAAATTCAAATGGGTTTTGTAAAAGTAGAGGCTTAAGCTTCCTGGACATCATGTTGTAACAGTACAAAGTTTAATTTGTCTTAACGAAAGCTGTCAAAATGTCAAAATCTTCAGCATCAGAGGACAGTCTTTTCAAAATTCTTGTCTGGTACAGAGGGAAAATATTCCTTGTCTTGCAGAGAGAATTTGAgaaggaaaaagagaaataactctttctttggacaaagatatggagaaaaaaaagcctGTCTTAACTTTGATAAGTGAATAattctttgtgtgtgtaaaattgCGAACTGTGTTGATGGCCAGAAAGAAAAAGCTTTCGCTCACCTTACACTTAAAGATTCATGTTTGTTgttgagtcacttcgacggtgttcagtagtggttCTGTCCTGAgccaacggacgcagcccactacatactatgccccctactaacgacattgactaaaaaaaaagaagcttgtctTACCTTTGATGAATGAATAattctttgtgtgtgtaaaattgCGAACTGTGTTGATGGCCAGAAAGAAAATGCGTTCGCTCACCTTACAGAtttatgtttgttgttttgtgtcaaAGTGTATCAGTTGTACATTTCTGAGGCATTTCAGTTAACATAAATATTTTGTGTGGGACGTGGAGATACAAATGGAAATAAAAGTGATTGTCTCACGTTTGTGTGTTTATCTTTCATTCTTTGTGTTTGGTTGGTACATGGTTAGTTAGTTGTGCTTTATTATCAAAAGTTAACTAACAGGTGGCAATTGCATCTGTCGTATTGTATCCCAATACTTCCTGTCGTTGCCAGTATATGTTGTGACCatatcaaaacaaacacacacacacacactctgactcaGTTGTTTAAGAACAGCAACCTATCAACTTTGTAACAAGACGTGCAGGAGTTATGCATGATGTGTGCAGTGAAAACTTCCTTTGTGTTCATCTGCATGTACAAATATGCAGTacacaagacacagacagaaagtctTTATTTTAAATCATGTGTTTATTCCGTAATGCAATCTATATGAACACAAACATATAAACAACAAACTCATTCTGCCACAAAATATGATACAAAGTGGTTACAAGGGGACAGGTACAATATATCTCATGTCATATTACTGCTGCATATTACACACTCATCCCTCTTTCAACCCTCCTCTCAACAATAGTCTGTACCAATAAATCCGGGTGCAAGTTTTCTGCAACTGTGGGTAATGTTAAACGtttttaataatttttgttttaaatgtacaaGTAGAATATTTCAACTCAAGAATTGACTATTATTTCCAAGtagataacaacaacaaaaccataaAACCAAAATTGTTTGTTTCTAGTTCGTATAACTAAAAGTGATTATATGTGAAAGGGGTAAACGTTTGATGAACAGACATTTTAACCAAAGAATAAGTACATCAAAGAATACATGAAAAATTAAAATAAGATTCAATGTtgtcacttaaaaaaaaaaaactaaaaaaaacactgATTATTAGTACAGCAATATTATTTACACATTGTAAGTTCTTGGTCCAGCCAAATTGTACAAGCACTAATGCCGTCATTTGTGCGCGCCAACAATACACTTACAACATCAAAATTACATATAATTTGAACCAAAAACGGCCACATGATTATATTGAAGCCTCACTCATGCCATCTGATCTAAAAGAATTGTAGTTGATCATGACAAACTATGATGGTCACCCATACTTTGTACAAACCAAGGATAGGAAATAGGACAGTCAAAGTCCTagaaaacatatgtaaaagtgTTCAGTAAAGTTGGCTGATCTTGAAGTAAGAAATCAATTCCACTTCCCGGCTTACACAACCCCACACCCGAAGATGAATAAGCCAAGAGTACAACTTAAATTGAAAAGCAGACATTCGAGCTGCTTTGCATTCAGAGCCAATTAAAAGCCGTTTAGCATTCCAACCCAATTCAAAGAAAGTGGCCACAAGGTTTGTTTTTCAAACGCCTGTGCTTCATACATCCTGGTCAAGCATTAATCTCCAGTTTTAAATGAAACTCACAAACTTTTCCATTGCAGCCTCCGGCCGCAACAGAGAGTGTTACATTCAGATTAATACTCCACAATAATATAAACGTCATCACCCCTCCGTATTCCCTTGGCATTTTAATGTTGCTCTTTCAGAAAACGATTTCATCATGTGCACCCGGCAAAAACATGAAACTTTAAATTCTGGACAACAGACGCGAAAGTCAGCGCTCGCGCACGCACGTAAGCAtgaacacacgcacagacaccgcggcatacacacacagccagcagtgaagaagaaaaaaagattgcGGCTTCACATATATAATTTCACATGGAACACAGCTGTGCAAATACTGATTAGTTTGCACACGAAGACGTTTCACGCGATTATTAAAATCTGAAATGATCAACACCCAACAAAGAAAGGTAGGCTATAACTGAGAGGCACACAATCACGATCAGGAAGATCCAGGAGATTTGCATGACAAGAAATACCTTTTAACAGATGTTCTAGGAGAGATAAGAATGTGATAAATCATTGCAAGTTtcttttattgcagaaaaagAAAATTATAATCTCTCTCAGATAAGATTCAAGTTTGGTTTATGTAACGAAAGCTGACGATATGACCTCGCAGTAatgacaacaagtcgcgtaaggcgaaaatacaatatttagtcaagtagctgtcgaactcacagaatgaaactgaacgcaacgcaacgcagcaagaccgtatactcgtagcatcgtcactccaccgcccgtggcaaaggcagtgcacgtggaattgacaagaagagcggggtattcgttgcgctgagaaggatagcacgcttttctgtacctctcttcgttttaactttctgagcgtgtttttaatccaaacatatcatatctatatatttttggaatcaggaaccgacaaggaataagatgaaagtgtttttaaattgatttcgaaagaaaaaatttgataataatttttatatatttaatttttagagcttgtttttaatccgaatataacatattgatatgtttttggaatcagcaaatgatggcgaataagataaacgtaaatttggatcgttttataaatttttatttttttttacaattttcagatttttaatgaccaaagtcattaattaatttttaagccaccaagctgaaatgcaataccgaagtccgggcttcgtcgaagattacttgaccaaaatttcaaccaatttggttgaaaaatgagggcgtgacagtgccgcctcaactttcacgaaaagccggatatgacgtcatcaaagacatttatcaaaaaaatgaaaaaaacgttcggggatttcatacccaggaactctcatgtcaaatttcataaagatcggtccagtagtttagtctgaatcgctctacacacacacacacacgcacacacacacacacatacaccacgaccctcgtttcgattccccctcgatgttaaaatatttagtcaaaacttgactaaatataaaaacaccttTAACCGTACGTTGAACCCTGCACTTCCCGGCTCAGCAAGCTGACATTATTTCTGATATTATAAAACAATTAGTTATGAAATATtcgtcactctctctctctctctctctctctctctctctctctctctctctctctctctctctctctctctctctctctctctctctctctctctctctctctctctctctctctctctctctctctctctctctctctctctcatatctgTAGCAAAATTAAATGGCATGGTTgatgacaagcaaacaaacaaaacaaatacatacTCTACGTCGGTAATTTCATTTTCGAAGGGTGTTGGCCCGGGGTGAGTCTTTTCAGTTTCTCCCATATCCCCATTGCAAAATTAAATGTCAGTATAGTGTAAATTGAACTTCTGTGCAGTTAGATTGAACCTTGTTGTGCAGTTAGATTTATTTGAAACATGGGCACAACCAGTGTTATTGTATGGATGTGAGATCTGGTCACATGAAAAAAATGGATTTGTTCAgtaaaatgttgttttttttttcagttacgctttttgagtcacttgagaaaaagtgactctatgtaatcggtcagtgttagtctgtccggccggccggccgtccggcggccggccgtccgtagacaccaccttaacgttggacttttctcggaaactatcaaagcgatcgggctcatattttgtttagtcgtgacctccaatgacctctacactttaacgatggtttcgttgacctttgacctttttcaaggtcacaggtcagcgtcaaaggaaaaaattagacattttatatcttttctcggaaactatcaaagcgatcgggctcatattttgtttagtcgtgacctccaatgacctctacactttaacgatggtttcgttgacctttgacctttttcaaggtcacaggtcagcgtcaaaggaaagattagacattttatatctttgacaaagttcatcggatgtgattgaaactttgtaggattattctttacatcaaagtatttacatctgtagccttttacgaacgttatcagaaaaacaagggagataactagccttttctgttcggcaacacacaacttaacgttgggcttttctcggaaactataaaagtgaccgggctcaaattttatgtgaacgtgactcattgtgttgtgaatagcaatttcttcctgtccatctgatgcctcatataatattcagaactgcgaaagtgactcgatcgagcgtttgctcttcttgttgaaaaTGGGTCTTGAACGCCTTCGTGCATGTTTTTTCCCTCTAATATAACATAGcataatcaacagcctggctgctttctgtgcacatTAGAAATGTatttcatgaattaatttttcatACCGAATAAAACCAGGACTGAATTTGCACTATAGTAAGCTTTTCAAAACGACAACAATCAGTAAAATCATGTATACACCACTGTCTTCACTGGGAAACAACTGCTGTACCGGCTGCGACTGATGCGCATGAATTAAACATCGATTTGTAATTACTCTCTTTCGAGCAATTGATATTGATTGGCTTCGCTGCGCATTTCTTCACACAACCCTTGGTGTTATAACTAACGCCGGGCCGGTTTCCACACAGTTGCATGGCATCACTCACTACTTGTCAGATGTATCAGTTGTACCTTAAtgtgtgttctgccgttgttgttttttagaaCTTTAATCTTTTTAAATGGACTTACTTTATGATATCTAAGAAACTAAACGTCCATGAAACTTaaaatttactgacaaaaatgcGCGCTGATGCGCTCGTGATAATATGACATTAAAATCTCATTGtcaaaaatggacttactgtgttttgcCAGAGGTGGGCAGTTATCTACCATAGTATATGAtactacagtcgaacctgtccttgcgaccacctctcgaaagcgaccacctgcaTGCCCACAATTAACTGACGTGGCAAGATACCATGCCGTGTCTCTATGTACATGTAGTATATCGTCACTCAcggcagggacctatattagtctaatataggtctatgctcaCGGTTATACTGCAGCTGCCGAGtcaacacaaataaataaagaaataaacaaatagaTTCAACAAATAGATAAATAAGTAGATACATAAATAAGtcagtaaataaataaagaaagaaatatataaatggaaagaaaacaaaaataataaaacacgACAAAACATGTTGACACATCAACCCCTTCCCATGGGAATTAGACACATATGATCGAGAGTCTGCTAAACAAAACcccataaaaacaaaaatgagggggaacacagacctacAGCAATCAGCTGAGTGGTTGTGCTTATGCTGTGTCGCTAACATTCAACAATCGCCATAAAGGCAGCTGCCATACAATTAGTTTTAATTATCTGCGCTACACAAAGCGGACAGTTGCAGGCACGTGAGCAGGGATTCGTTTTGTATTTCAAGTTTTATATACTTTAGATTTTGTTTGGGTAACACGTTTGCCTGGCTTTTCGCCATTTATTATTTGCGCATCTGTTTGTATTCACGTTCGTTTGTCagattgtttgcttgctttttgaTTAGTTACATCAGACTGAAGATTCGACGTTTGACTCCgaacttatatatatatatatttccatcctcgtaagagagagagagagagagagagagagagagagagagagagagagagagagagagagagagagagagagagagagagagagagagagcgagggagagagggagagagactgaaagagagagagagaaagagagagagagactgagagagagagagagggggagagagagccagagagagagagagagagagacagagagagagagccagagagagagagccagagagagagagagagacagagagacagagacagagagagccagagagaaagagagagagagccagagagagagagagagagagacagagagagagagccagagagagagagccagagagagagagagagacagagagacagagacagagtgactcgatatagacagagacactgagggacacaaacagacggacaagcaaacaaacaaaacacttgaATTTCTCCCCGACGTCAGtataaaaatcaacagcctgtctGGCTTTCTTCTGTGCAGAATGGGAAATGTTTGCTGATAGAATTTCGTAATTCACACTAGTCTAATCTCAGTCTGCAAAATCAATTCAGAACAAAACCCCATTCTGCAGAAAAAGCAGCTATACGCTGATGATTTTTGACATGTGTCAACTGATCCAAAGTAAAAGGGTGCTCTTATTCCACTGTATGAGCTTTGAGATGGAGACCTGaggtggtttacatgatggtttacactaGTGTAAACTGAGTGTTCCTTTTACAAACCATGATTTCAGCGCGGATAACACAAAAATCGATCAACACGGAGAGCTGCTAATGCCGCTACGCCGAGAGAGAAACCAACGTTGGAATTTTCACGACTGTCAGTTTAGAATGTTCCGGACGGTTAGTGAGATTCGTGCCAAGTTATGCACAGGCACCCGTGAGAGAAAATGCCAAATGGGTATCCACCGTACATTATACGTGTACAGAACATACGTGAAATCTATTGTTCAGAGAAAATAACGGAGCCTGCATTACAGTGCTCTTTACACTCTGAATCAAAAATGTCTTTGACGCACAAGTCAGTGTGATATGATGCGTTAAAGGCACAATCTTTCCCTCGAGAACAGTTctgctcactgtctcagatct
This Littorina saxatilis isolate snail1 linkage group LG17, US_GU_Lsax_2.0, whole genome shotgun sequence DNA region includes the following protein-coding sequences:
- the LOC138953734 gene encoding splicing regulator SDE2-like, with protein sequence MSAFEIPEDCGLLFVQDVEQILGIDSGASYMISNGRLVPRCEPLQHGLKYYICPRVLGGKGGFGSMLRAIGAQIEKTTSREACRDLSGRRIRDVNNEKKLKEWVSKQADREQEQEEREERRRAKRAKYLVETPGKMDDPEYNAQYNQIMMKNEAAVHEGLAKMKEGGSTSKKRKADSNGTLDKYDRWNIVGGVNIDDLDSDSGSEHSDSNEARPGSSSSKPSHTVTSSSSQSSEGAASTSPTGKHSSPASSATVTSSAESAGKDGGSSPSKVAKLEGDSSVSMGEGASSSSPGAQAEVSSVKGEGVGASAKGSESQNAVSNGVVPSSGAECTDPIDLDDYTSAEELHSLGLERLKADLMRRGLKCGGNLQERALRLFSVKGLAPDKIPAKLLAKGKGQGKSSQK